The DNA segment CTCGTTTAAGCAAGTATGTTCCGGCAGATGTTTTAGCACCGCGTTCAATGCGCAGAACTACCGCGCCTCATCATCACTATAATCATTTCAGCGTGGCAAGTATTGCCAAAGAAATGCAAGATATGGGTGTGTTAGTAGGTATTGGTGCACATGGACAACGAGAGGGCTTAGCTGCTCATTGGGAAATGTGGATGATGGCACAAGGTGGTATGACACCACTGCAAGCATTACGAACAGCAACCATTGACCCTGCGAAGCACTTAGGTTTAGATGCAAGCATTGGTTCATTAAAAGCAGGCAAGCTTGCCGATATCATAGTTGTAGATGGTGATGTGGCAAAAGACATTCGTGTTAGTGATAAAGTCAGCCATGTAATGATCAATGGTCGTATTTATGATGCCGACTCAATGAATGAAATTGGTAACTACGACAACAAACGTGAAGCTTTCTACTTTCAGTAAACGCTAACTTTTGACTTGTATCAACGCCGCCTAATTATTTTAGGCGGCGTTTTAATTTTTACTTTTCAAGTCTTTCTTAGCCTGTTAACTTATTTTTAACAAACCCTTACTGCTTTGTTTAACAATAAGAAAACAGCCATGAAATCATTTAAAATATCTCAATCTGCGCTATTCGTTTTATCCTTATTTGCTTCAACTAGTTTTTCCTCTCTGGCAAACCCTCACCAACACCATAATATGTCCGATGCAAGCGGTAGCATGACAATGCCTGTTTCAAAAACTCCGATTGCCATTATGGGAAACCATTTGCACCATAAAGGTGGCTGGATGGCAACTTATCGTTATATGACGATGGAAATGGAAGGCTTACAAACAGGAACATCCAGCACAAATTCGACTGATGCACTGCAAAATTATTCTATGGTGCCAGATGAAATGACGATGAATATGCATATGCTCGGTTTAATGTATGCACCGAGTGATGATGTTACCTTGATGCTTATGGCAAACTTTGTTGTTCAAGAAATGACCTCATTAATGCCATCAATGCCGGCTCCAATGGAAGGTGGAATGAATAGTATGGGAATGAATTCAGGCATGGAAGAAATGTCTATGATGACCCATTCAATGGAGATGGAAAGCGACGGTTTGGCAGATATTTCGGTTAGTGCACTAATTAATGGCTTTAATGGTGACAATTATCGTAGCCACTTTACTTTAGGGATACGTTTACCTACTGGAGATATTGATCAAACTCGCACCAATATGATGGGTGAACAAACTCTTATGGGTTACCCGATGCAAGTAGGCACTGACACTACAAATATCCTTGCGGGCTATACCTACGTTTATGATTTAGATAAATGGCAATTAGGCACACAAATAAATTATGAAACAGCTATCGAAGAAAATGATGCTGATTACAAACCTGGTGATAAAACTCAATGGCACAACTGGGTAGGTTATGGGGTAAATGAATCATTTAGTTTATCCATGCGTTTAAGTTATTTGGATAAGGGAAATTATTCAGGCCATGATCAACGCTTAAACCCTATGATGATGCCAACGGCTGATCCTAAACAACGCGGCGTAAGCCAAATTGATTGGGCAATAGTGACAGTTTATGGATTTACTGATGGTATGCTTAAAAATCAGCAAATTTCATTGGAATATTCGCAACCGATAGAGCAAGACTTTGAAGGTACACAACTAAAAACTGATTGGCAAGCAACGTTAGGTTGGCAGTTGAGCTTTTAATTTTTTATAAAATTTCTGTATATCGATAAGCCTTAATTGTTGATTATATTAAGGCTTTTTTTTACTTCAAAGATAAGGGAGCCTAAATCAGTAAGGATGGCATTAGGTTTGTACTCAAATACCTTTTCATAAATACAAATTAACTCTATTTTATAGCTTTTTTAAATCAAATTTCAGTGATACACTGATCGACTAATTCGGAACATATTTAATAAATATTCCGAATAATAAAAAACAAAACTGCGTAGCTCGTACACACTCCTTATCGGCGAGTTATTATTATAAATTAAAAAGTAAAACAGGATTTTTCATGGCCAGTCGTGGTGTAAATAAAGTAATTATTGTAGGTAACTTAGGACAAGATCCTGAAGTTAAATTTTTCCCTAGTGGTGGTTCAATTTGTAACATAACAGTTGCAACATCTGAAAGCTGGAAAGACAAGCAAACAGGTGAGCCAAAAGAAATCACAGAATGGCATCGAGTTGTATTTAACAACCGTTTAGCTGAAATTGCTGGTGAGTACCTGAAAAAAGGTTCAAAAGTATATGTTGAAGGTCGTTTACAAACTCGTAAATGGCAAAATGCTCAAGGTGTTGATCAATACACAACTGAAATTCGTGCTAACGAAATGCAAATGTTAGATTCACGTGGTGCAGGTCAAGGTGCTCAAGCTGGCGGTTTCCAACAACAAGCTCCTCAAGGTGGTTTTAATAAACCAGCGGCACAACAAAACAACTACAGCAAGCCGGCAGCACAACAAGCTTCAGGTATGCAACAAGGTGGTTATCAGCAACAAGCGCCTCAACAGGGCGGTGGTTTCCAACAGCAAGCTCCTCAACAGGGCGGTTATCAGCAACAAGGGCAACAACAAGGTGGCTTCCAAAAGCAACAAGCACCTAAAGTAAACCCACAAGAACCTGTAATGGATTTTGATGACGATATTCCGTTCTAAATAGAACTAATATTTAAAAATAAAGGCCTGATCTATCAGGCCTTTTTTGTATCTGCTACATTATTCCAATATAGACCGTTCAAACTATTGGCGCTTTCTAAATTGTATTTTTTGTGTACACTAACTTCAGGTTAATAAAAAAAACAGATGGTGTTTATGGCAAATGCAAGAGGTGAATTCAGTTCTCGTATTGGTTTTATTCTAGCTGCAGCAGGTTCTGCCGTTGGCTTAGGCAATATTTGGGGCTTTCCCACACAAACCGCGAGTAATGGTGGCGCAGCATTTGTCTTTGTTTATCTGATTTTAGCGTTTACTTTAGCATACCCCGCATTCATGGCTGAGTTATTAATTGGTCGCTACGGTCAGGCAAATGCCGTGACTTCTCTACAAAAAATGTCCAAAACATTATTGCAAAAACGCTTTGCATTCATCGTTGGTTTTGGCGGCATTATATTTGCGTCTTTAATTTTAAGCTTTTACGGTATTCTTGCTGGGCAAATGATGTCTTTTGCCGTTGAACCTGTTATTAGAACAATTGGCTTTGAAAGTATTGCTGATTGGGTTGTTGTCGGGTCACTATCTCGAAACCTGTTGTTTACTGCGTTCTTTATGTGTTTAACACTGTACATAATCAAAAAAGGGGTGCAAGAAGGTATAGAGAAATGGTCAAAACGGTTAATGCCGTTATTAATAATGCTGCTCATTTGTTTGATCATTTATGTGTTTACTTTAGATGGGGCAAGCTTAGGTCTGAAAGCTTATTTAAATCCGGATTTTAGTCGAGTTTTAGAGCCGAACTTGCTAATTAGCGCATTGGGTCAGGCTTTTTTCTCGTTATCTATTGGCACCAGTACTATGGTTATTTATGGTTCCTATATTTCAAAGAAAGAGAATTTAATTAGCTTGGGTGCACAAGTTACACTCATTGACGTTTCAATCGCATTTCTAGCAGGTTTATTAATTATACCGGCAATGTATGTCGCGCAGCATCAAGGGGTTGCTATTTTCGCCGCTGATGGCTCCTTAATTGCAGGACCAAGTATGGTGCTCACCGTTTTACCTGCACTTTTTGATGGTATGGGAGTTGTTGGCTCTGTAGTCGCATTTACATTTTTTGTATTGATGACCGTTGCCGCTTTAACATCTTCAATTTCAATGCTTGAAACTCCAGTTTCATACGCAGTTGAACGCCATAATTTCGAGCGTAAAAAAGCAAGTATGATTATTGGCGCAGTAATTTTTATGATAAGCGTGATTATTATCAGTAATATTGAAGAGTTACTTGGGCTGGCTATCGTTATTGCAACCGAATATGGACAACCGATTGTTGCCATGCTTGCCTGTATTTTTGTTGGTTGGATTTGGCATAGAAGTGAAATATTAAAAGAATTACAACAAGGCAATGCAGGTGTTGAACATAGCTTGTTTTGGAAAATTTGGCCTTGGTACGTGAAATTTGTTTGCCCTACGGCGATAGCAATTGTATTTATTCACTTTCTGAATAGATCTATTTAACCATCGATATTATGACTTTATAAAGGTAGGAAATATGTTCAAATTAGTTATCTCTACTAGTGACATAGATGAAGTTGTTACTGTAGCTCGAAAAATTTGGACAGAACATTACACGCGAATTATAGGTATTGAGCAAGTAGAGTACATGCTTGAAAAGTTTAATTCGAAACAGGTTATAACCGCGCAAATTGCTAATGATAATTATCAATATTATTTGATTACAAATGACAGTGTTACCGTAGGCTATATAGGTTTTCAGTTACAGGCTAACGAATTGTTTTTAAGTAAAATTTA comes from the Thalassotalea nanhaiensis genome and includes:
- the ssb gene encoding single-stranded DNA-binding protein, which gives rise to MASRGVNKVIIVGNLGQDPEVKFFPSGGSICNITVATSESWKDKQTGEPKEITEWHRVVFNNRLAEIAGEYLKKGSKVYVEGRLQTRKWQNAQGVDQYTTEIRANEMQMLDSRGAGQGAQAGGFQQQAPQGGFNKPAAQQNNYSKPAAQQASGMQQGGYQQQAPQQGGGFQQQAPQQGGYQQQGQQQGGFQKQQAPKVNPQEPVMDFDDDIPF
- a CDS encoding transporter gives rise to the protein MKSFKISQSALFVLSLFASTSFSSLANPHQHHNMSDASGSMTMPVSKTPIAIMGNHLHHKGGWMATYRYMTMEMEGLQTGTSSTNSTDALQNYSMVPDEMTMNMHMLGLMYAPSDDVTLMLMANFVVQEMTSLMPSMPAPMEGGMNSMGMNSGMEEMSMMTHSMEMESDGLADISVSALINGFNGDNYRSHFTLGIRLPTGDIDQTRTNMMGEQTLMGYPMQVGTDTTNILAGYTYVYDLDKWQLGTQINYETAIEENDADYKPGDKTQWHNWVGYGVNESFSLSMRLSYLDKGNYSGHDQRLNPMMMPTADPKQRGVSQIDWAIVTVYGFTDGMLKNQQISLEYSQPIEQDFEGTQLKTDWQATLGWQLSF
- a CDS encoding GNAT family N-acetyltransferase gives rise to the protein MFKLVISTSDIDEVVTVARKIWTEHYTRIIGIEQVEYMLEKFNSKQVITAQIANDNYQYYLITNDSVTVGYIGFQLQANELFLSKIYLLSTERGLGLGKRSMAFIKRVAAENNLSKITLTVNKNNLDTITAYYKLGFVKTGEVCADIGEGFVMDDLLMELQLSE
- a CDS encoding sodium-dependent transporter, which produces MANARGEFSSRIGFILAAAGSAVGLGNIWGFPTQTASNGGAAFVFVYLILAFTLAYPAFMAELLIGRYGQANAVTSLQKMSKTLLQKRFAFIVGFGGIIFASLILSFYGILAGQMMSFAVEPVIRTIGFESIADWVVVGSLSRNLLFTAFFMCLTLYIIKKGVQEGIEKWSKRLMPLLIMLLICLIIYVFTLDGASLGLKAYLNPDFSRVLEPNLLISALGQAFFSLSIGTSTMVIYGSYISKKENLISLGAQVTLIDVSIAFLAGLLIIPAMYVAQHQGVAIFAADGSLIAGPSMVLTVLPALFDGMGVVGSVVAFTFFVLMTVAALTSSISMLETPVSYAVERHNFERKKASMIIGAVIFMISVIIISNIEELLGLAIVIATEYGQPIVAMLACIFVGWIWHRSEILKELQQGNAGVEHSLFWKIWPWYVKFVCPTAIAIVFIHFLNRSI